A genomic segment from Desulfonatronum lacustre DSM 10312 encodes:
- a CDS encoding Ig-like domain-containing protein, giving the protein MTRLGLARRNLGSVRVAPRFAGLFIGLFLAVLALNLILPGRLEAGFSGPLAVQITASGSEGNATPLAGVTVYLGGRHAATGAEGVAVFTGLPTGAYALSVHHPGFDRVARQVEIPGGQRQPIPVQLESTQTQEWTAQVLMDGLDIPVAGARVDLIPKDVNAVLSGPVRMVSDWEGALSAVAVPHGRYGLEIQAMGFEPLRQELTIGEALETPAFLLRRLSESARLSVQVTDSGGKPLPDAEVVLAEVWPSGVLATGRTDMSGAVVFDNLRVGPINRPDAEGRMVVSRRTLTVRAEAQGHVPAVVRASLAGEPQEVRIALTPEVGRELREPGPNGSEPLELGVPVSFAISRIGQKYQFLLRLPEPALLKLNIAQGGPIGTHLRLYDGQGQLLQERGAYAGHANGFERAVAAGSYHVEISERGGNNASETPLTFTASSEPAVDPLEPNDSDDAASLLQPGEQMVGLIWPRGDRDVFRIQVERPGFLRIHDQGIALERHVIVRDAAGKMLGERGVYTNMPINLVVQVAPGLHFVEVREWGDNGESLTPYRMSVDLLPDDGVDDPPLGSGSVAAVRTLDIESLVGSTILPIGDIDVFSLAVPGAGRLHLQSSGKMERHVQLFDRSGKLLAERGAYSNGLLTFSWFVDGPETFFVAIREWGDNNWSPSAYVLSAWLEPADELDFLQRNDDIARALPLGLGETIHGSYFPMGDRDVFAVETDFPGYLRVSAQSPLETHLRILDADDALVAERGAYSGKTAELAPPVQAGRYFVMVGEWGDNNASVEPYILSVALDRVEPDETWPLADDPPRRLADGEARAFSIDHRGDRDRFLFDMPVAGDVTLSVAAPLETLIRVFDDRTGERLKEWGRYAPTRFNEVLPVQGPTRLRVELTEWGDNSASLEPGFIMLDTRNRSLVADMVRAQVDPLRPQRVVFQRHRTEYTDAPQRCGMDLNGDGREDVRLDGEEPVSGDFPEQGLYVVEAVCSGTDGQRSRQRFWVQATGPRDRAGMLVTVNNLSEGQVVSAPLTPQAQAVSFDGLPISRVEFFLDGKSLGSDGQPPYEAAVNWPGLSGGQHVLTVVARERGGNEAKLERSFVLSDYFDLTPPNGAMLTGETVTVSWQAPTFGPARVRYRPQGGDDEDWTEITGQSARQRVVRLPGLETGVTYEFQPLGGPDPAVDPGPIRVLTRVKGLAFGRAQYAANIRRDYDQRVGVSVRNNGDEPLMVRLESGQPEDPLMLASFVGTGSEDRPFALAAGEEREFQFAISAQNVNTEEHRIPIRIVSETGLSDESEIVVHVRLPHVELEWSDLGPSPGGMGRTLRLTNLGDALTDLSVQPAKAHAVVLSPTVRHGLLPRGARMDFVVTPRFYDGFTGVKTEILALGLDKTFAFPFAMQLEPGQAMHRVWLLPGIDPDDPMARNIEADLPERIDRARAVGLDELDWQNLGTGSDTTGDGRPDRWVLVRDGIEWTGTDGDGDGIVDHAAADVDRNGMSEFAALRRGDRWQPTNVVEAWLEMTFALRGARDSYKPHDVEVVLNDVVIGVLKDMLPEGNFSFRIPPNALRFDESGLPGDNRVGLRTTHLRGGHYAVNSDFRFKFRLTATPAWTVGASVEEARMQAVAMSGVSLTAPDLSLSAAQLEILGPAEPNAGDEMRLRFPVRNLGASTATDVAVALLRILPGGSREELARTTVPEVGLDQPSYGAMDWRIRGGLNNLALVVDPENMFDDPDLANNEALFTLTAAGDDTPPVLRILQPTVGVVQDTVVMLELEVDDEAGPVSPLVSIDRGLWTELPATRGRLGVPLLLQPGAHTIDVRVVDGSGNEASQTLELTIERTLPVARLISPVDGATVSESILSVDVQVPGDVGLVAARTAGGPWHKASLLGDVAQVELPLRFGSQTLEVMVADRHGAMRLLSAGITRTTQPTADERLSGPAASDQGLLWPHGHPNLEIDLFQASSGVLRRLAMNPEQEAIRLWEEARRRQVQGDYAGALTLYRDSLMLKPDPQTEDRVKRLEAYLGIRRINPVLPK; this is encoded by the coding sequence ATGACCAGACTCGGCCTTGCTCGAAGAAATCTCGGATCAGTCAGGGTTGCTCCTCGGTTTGCAGGACTTTTCATCGGCCTTTTTCTGGCCGTTTTGGCGCTGAACCTCATACTTCCCGGACGGCTGGAGGCAGGGTTTTCCGGTCCTTTGGCCGTCCAGATAACGGCTTCGGGCAGTGAGGGAAATGCAACTCCGCTGGCAGGGGTGACGGTGTATCTCGGCGGGCGTCATGCCGCCACTGGTGCGGAGGGCGTGGCGGTTTTCACCGGACTGCCGACCGGGGCGTACGCACTGTCCGTGCACCATCCTGGTTTTGACCGCGTGGCACGGCAGGTCGAGATACCGGGAGGACAGCGCCAGCCCATTCCCGTGCAGCTTGAATCGACGCAAACCCAGGAATGGACGGCGCAAGTGCTCATGGACGGGTTGGATATTCCCGTTGCCGGAGCCCGGGTGGATTTGATCCCCAAGGACGTGAACGCCGTTCTGTCTGGGCCGGTGCGCATGGTCAGCGACTGGGAGGGCGCGTTGAGCGCTGTTGCCGTGCCCCACGGCAGATACGGTCTGGAAATCCAGGCCATGGGATTCGAGCCGCTGCGCCAGGAACTGACCATTGGCGAAGCTCTCGAAACGCCTGCCTTCCTCCTGCGCCGACTGTCCGAATCCGCCCGCCTGTCCGTGCAGGTGACGGACAGCGGCGGAAAACCTCTGCCCGACGCGGAGGTGGTCCTGGCCGAGGTCTGGCCCAGCGGCGTTCTGGCCACGGGGCGGACCGACATGAGTGGAGCAGTTGTCTTTGACAACTTGCGGGTCGGTCCGATCAACCGGCCCGATGCCGAGGGGCGGATGGTCGTGTCCCGCCGCACCCTGACCGTGCGGGCCGAGGCCCAGGGGCATGTTCCGGCAGTGGTCCGGGCAAGCCTGGCCGGTGAGCCGCAAGAGGTGCGCATTGCTCTGACGCCGGAGGTCGGGCGCGAACTGCGAGAGCCCGGCCCTAACGGGTCCGAGCCTTTGGAACTCGGGGTGCCTGTCTCCTTTGCCATTTCCCGGATCGGCCAGAAATATCAATTCCTGCTTCGCCTGCCGGAACCGGCCCTGCTCAAGCTGAACATTGCCCAGGGCGGGCCCATTGGGACGCATCTTCGCTTGTACGACGGCCAGGGACAATTGCTCCAGGAACGCGGCGCCTATGCCGGGCACGCCAATGGCTTTGAACGGGCCGTGGCCGCGGGCAGCTACCATGTGGAAATTTCTGAACGGGGAGGCAACAACGCTTCGGAAACACCGCTGACATTTACGGCGTCCAGCGAGCCGGCCGTTGATCCTCTGGAACCCAATGACAGCGATGACGCCGCGTCCTTGCTGCAGCCGGGCGAACAGATGGTCGGCCTGATCTGGCCGCGCGGCGACCGGGACGTATTTCGGATTCAGGTGGAACGTCCTGGCTTTCTGCGCATCCATGACCAGGGCATTGCCTTGGAGCGGCATGTCATTGTCCGCGATGCAGCGGGAAAGATGCTCGGCGAACGGGGCGTCTACACCAACATGCCCATTAATCTGGTCGTGCAGGTTGCTCCGGGCTTGCATTTCGTGGAGGTTCGGGAGTGGGGCGACAATGGCGAGTCCCTGACCCCGTACAGGATGAGCGTGGATCTGTTGCCGGACGACGGCGTGGATGATCCGCCGCTGGGCAGTGGCAGCGTGGCCGCGGTGCGGACCCTGGATATTGAGTCCCTGGTGGGAAGTACGATTTTGCCCATTGGCGACATCGACGTGTTCAGTCTTGCCGTTCCCGGCGCCGGACGCCTGCATCTGCAGAGCAGCGGCAAGATGGAGCGCCACGTGCAGCTTTTTGACAGGTCCGGCAAGCTGCTTGCCGAACGCGGCGCGTACAGCAATGGTCTCCTGACATTTTCCTGGTTCGTGGATGGACCGGAGACGTTTTTCGTGGCCATCCGCGAATGGGGCGACAATAATTGGTCGCCCAGCGCGTATGTCCTTTCCGCATGGCTGGAGCCGGCTGATGAACTCGATTTTCTTCAGCGCAACGACGACATTGCCCGGGCTTTGCCCCTTGGCTTGGGGGAGACCATTCACGGCAGTTATTTTCCCATGGGGGATCGAGACGTCTTTGCCGTGGAAACCGATTTTCCGGGTTATCTGCGGGTCAGTGCCCAGTCTCCCCTGGAAACCCATCTGCGTATTCTGGACGCGGACGACGCACTGGTCGCCGAGCGCGGGGCGTACAGCGGCAAAACGGCTGAATTGGCCCCGCCTGTCCAGGCCGGACGCTATTTCGTGATGGTCGGCGAGTGGGGCGACAACAACGCCTCGGTGGAGCCGTACATCCTGTCCGTGGCCCTGGACCGGGTGGAGCCCGACGAAACCTGGCCCTTGGCGGATGATCCGCCCCGCCGTCTGGCGGACGGAGAGGCCCGGGCCTTCAGCATCGATCACCGTGGGGACCGGGACCGCTTCCTGTTCGACATGCCCGTTGCCGGTGACGTGACCTTGAGTGTGGCCGCACCCTTGGAAACGTTGATCCGAGTCTTTGACGACCGCACCGGCGAACGGTTGAAGGAGTGGGGACGGTATGCGCCGACCCGGTTCAATGAGGTTTTGCCCGTCCAAGGACCGACCCGGTTGCGGGTGGAACTGACCGAATGGGGCGACAACAGTGCCAGTCTGGAACCCGGCTTCATCATGCTGGACACCCGCAACCGGTCCCTTGTCGCGGATATGGTCCGGGCCCAGGTAGACCCCTTGCGTCCGCAACGGGTCGTGTTTCAGCGTCACCGGACCGAATACACCGACGCGCCGCAACGCTGCGGCATGGACCTGAACGGCGACGGCCGCGAAGATGTCCGCCTGGATGGCGAGGAACCGGTTTCCGGCGACTTTCCGGAACAGGGGCTGTACGTGGTGGAGGCCGTCTGTTCCGGAACGGACGGCCAGCGCTCCCGGCAGCGCTTCTGGGTCCAGGCCACCGGCCCTCGGGACCGGGCCGGAATGCTGGTCACGGTGAACAATCTGTCCGAGGGCCAGGTCGTCTCCGCGCCGCTGACCCCCCAGGCCCAGGCCGTCAGCTTTGATGGACTGCCCATCTCCCGTGTGGAATTTTTCCTGGACGGCAAGTCTCTCGGCAGTGACGGCCAGCCGCCCTACGAGGCTGCCGTGAACTGGCCGGGACTTTCCGGTGGGCAGCATGTCCTGACCGTTGTGGCCAGGGAACGGGGCGGCAATGAGGCCAAACTGGAACGCAGCTTTGTGCTTTCCGACTACTTCGATCTGACTCCGCCCAACGGGGCCATGCTCACCGGGGAAACGGTTACGGTCAGTTGGCAGGCGCCCACGTTCGGTCCGGCCCGGGTGCGTTACCGGCCCCAGGGCGGGGATGATGAGGACTGGACCGAGATCACGGGGCAATCCGCAAGGCAGCGGGTGGTTCGTCTGCCGGGTCTGGAGACCGGGGTGACCTACGAGTTCCAGCCCTTGGGCGGACCTGATCCAGCGGTTGACCCCGGCCCGATCCGCGTTCTGACCCGGGTCAAGGGGTTGGCTTTCGGCCGCGCCCAGTACGCCGCGAACATCCGGCGCGACTATGATCAGCGGGTGGGTGTGAGCGTGCGCAACAATGGTGACGAACCGCTGATGGTCCGCCTGGAGAGCGGCCAGCCCGAAGACCCGTTGATGCTGGCCAGTTTCGTGGGCACAGGCTCGGAAGACAGGCCTTTTGCCTTGGCGGCCGGGGAAGAGCGGGAATTCCAGTTCGCCATCAGCGCGCAAAACGTGAACACCGAAGAGCATCGCATTCCGATCCGTATTGTCTCTGAAACCGGCCTGAGCGACGAGAGCGAGATTGTCGTGCATGTCCGGCTGCCGCACGTTGAGCTGGAGTGGTCGGACCTTGGCCCGTCACCGGGCGGCATGGGGCGTACTCTGCGGTTGACGAATCTCGGTGATGCCCTCACCGATCTGTCCGTGCAGCCCGCCAAAGCTCATGCCGTGGTTCTGTCGCCCACGGTGCGGCATGGTTTGCTGCCCCGCGGCGCACGAATGGATTTCGTGGTCACACCACGTTTCTACGATGGTTTTACCGGGGTAAAGACGGAAATCCTGGCTCTTGGTCTGGACAAGACCTTTGCATTCCCTTTTGCGATGCAGCTTGAGCCCGGGCAGGCAATGCACCGGGTCTGGCTGTTGCCGGGGATTGATCCCGACGATCCCATGGCTCGTAATATTGAGGCGGACTTGCCGGAACGGATCGACCGCGCCAGGGCTGTTGGCCTGGACGAACTGGACTGGCAAAACCTGGGGACGGGCAGCGACACAACCGGTGATGGCCGACCCGACCGTTGGGTGTTGGTCAGGGATGGTATCGAATGGACCGGAACGGACGGCGACGGCGACGGAATTGTGGACCATGCAGCCGCGGATGTGGATCGGAACGGAATGAGTGAATTTGCCGCCCTGCGACGCGGTGATCGCTGGCAGCCGACCAATGTGGTGGAGGCTTGGTTGGAGATGACTTTCGCCTTGCGCGGCGCCCGCGACAGCTACAAGCCCCATGACGTGGAGGTGGTCCTCAACGACGTGGTCATCGGCGTGCTCAAGGACATGTTGCCGGAAGGCAACTTCAGCTTCCGCATTCCCCCCAATGCCCTACGCTTCGACGAGTCCGGCCTGCCCGGGGACAATCGGGTCGGCCTGCGCACCACCCATCTGCGTGGGGGGCACTATGCCGTGAACAGCGACTTTCGCTTCAAGTTCCGGCTCACCGCGACTCCGGCCTGGACGGTGGGCGCGTCCGTCGAGGAAGCGAGAATGCAGGCCGTGGCCATGAGCGGAGTATCCTTGACGGCGCCCGATCTGAGCCTGTCCGCGGCGCAACTTGAGATCCTTGGACCTGCCGAACCCAATGCCGGGGATGAGATGCGCCTGCGTTTCCCGGTGCGCAATCTTGGAGCATCCACGGCAACCGACGTGGCAGTGGCGCTGCTGCGCATCCTGCCCGGAGGCAGCCGCGAAGAACTGGCTCGGACCACGGTCCCGGAGGTGGGACTGGATCAGCCAAGCTACGGCGCCATGGACTGGCGAATTCGCGGTGGGCTGAACAACCTCGCCCTGGTCGTCGATCCGGAGAACATGTTTGATGATCCTGATTTGGCGAACAACGAAGCCTTGTTTACCCTCACCGCCGCCGGCGACGACACGCCCCCCGTGCTGCGCATCCTCCAACCCACGGTCGGCGTGGTGCAAGACACCGTGGTGATGCTGGAGTTGGAGGTTGACGACGAAGCCGGACCGGTTTCCCCGCTGGTGTCCATTGATCGCGGGCTCTGGACCGAATTGCCGGCCACCCGTGGTCGGCTCGGTGTTCCGTTGCTGCTCCAGCCGGGCGCGCATACCATCGATGTCCGTGTCGTGGACGGGTCGGGGAACGAAGCTTCTCAGACCTTGGAGTTGACCATCGAGCGGACGTTGCCCGTTGCCCGACTGATTTCGCCGGTGGACGGCGCAACGGTCAGCGAATCCATCCTTTCGGTTGATGTTCAGGTCCCCGGAGATGTCGGTCTTGTGGCGGCACGGACCGCAGGTGGTCCGTGGCACAAGGCGAGTCTGCTCGGAGACGTGGCTCAGGTCGAATTGCCTCTGCGGTTTGGTTCGCAAACGCTTGAAGTCATGGTCGCGGATCGCCATGGAGCCATGCGTCTTCTCAGCGCCGGGATAACCCGCACCACCCAGCCCACAGCGGATGAACGGCTGTCCGGTCCGGCGGCTTCGGATCAAGGGCTACTCTGGCCCCATGGGCATCCCAATCTGGAGATCGATCTGTTCCAGGCGTCCAGCGGGGTCCTGCGTCGACTGGCCATGAATCCGGAACAGGAAGCGATCCGACTCTGGGAAGAAGCCCGCCGCCGCCAGGTTCAGGGAGACTATGCCGGGGCGTTGACCCTCTACCGGGACAGTCTGATGCTCAAACCGGACCCGCAAACCGAAGACCGGGTCAAACGCCTGGAGGCCTATCTGGGAATTCGCCGCATCAATCCGGTGCTGCCGAAGTAG
- a CDS encoding TolB family protein, whose translation MRILIGLLAVIMVGGLHAAGATRAFGAVEQQSQAGVEIAHGPDGLLELEQQGQVTVRALRAWGRLPDHFLQLGQRLRQDHGLDLLAANLEQIKAWIAQAEAGDAGLAPFKQELSDLAAFMQGGEYLDWQDVQDMATVAQGSVVRQDGRRWVRSESQGLNPAEPQVHESSTEIPDVMVEETPIRSTAAVGPESPEVDGLGDVSPDGADLVEGREKPVAGPGADPNWEWPMAAPESMNFELPERALAKQEIRMSDDMRHMAWLEGEEGQRRVLLNGNPGKWYDYIGGGYSLHFSSNGETFCFEAELGEMEIPVCNGVEGPIFEDIEAVTISEDGTRTLVAGRVSKGVYRLFLNGELIRETDAEIRRPILSADGTVAWSEKNRDNGSEKMMTSQGREDQPYQTIYDRKFTAESSDLLYIAVKEDSLRFLVRNGEELQPTMGSGYKFSATPDGAHYAYVSPCEEFLSCMVINGRVGPPYDNIWDPALLSEDGTRSAYVAKTEDSAALVLNESEFRHGFGNLKNIVGLTFSPDGRRWAAGLQLADDEYVLMVDGEEIARRAGQPRQLVFSPDGTKVAWLEKQGRFWRVLLDGVEGPGDREIFDQAPPQFSPDSRHLVYFHRDKERMHIAVFNGPERSHEMIPPYAVFSEHGAMYMAGEGHRFQRMILPLDE comes from the coding sequence ATGCGTATTCTGATCGGTCTGTTGGCGGTAATCATGGTTGGTGGATTGCATGCCGCCGGAGCGACCCGGGCCTTTGGCGCAGTGGAACAGCAAAGCCAAGCCGGAGTTGAAATAGCCCACGGTCCGGATGGCTTGCTGGAACTGGAGCAGCAGGGTCAGGTCACTGTGCGGGCCTTACGAGCCTGGGGACGACTGCCTGATCATTTTTTGCAACTGGGACAACGGTTGCGTCAGGATCACGGACTGGATCTGTTGGCGGCGAACCTGGAGCAGATCAAGGCCTGGATTGCCCAGGCTGAAGCAGGAGATGCCGGGCTGGCCCCGTTTAAACAAGAGTTGTCCGATCTGGCGGCGTTCATGCAAGGCGGGGAGTATCTTGACTGGCAGGATGTTCAGGACATGGCCACGGTTGCCCAGGGTTCTGTCGTGCGCCAGGATGGACGACGATGGGTCAGATCGGAAAGTCAGGGGCTCAATCCGGCCGAACCTCAAGTTCATGAATCATCGACTGAAATACCTGATGTCATGGTTGAAGAAACACCAATACGGTCAACAGCGGCAGTGGGGCCGGAAAGTCCAGAGGTCGACGGTTTGGGAGATGTCTCTCCGGATGGAGCCGACCTTGTTGAGGGCCGGGAAAAGCCGGTGGCCGGTCCTGGCGCTGATCCGAATTGGGAGTGGCCCATGGCCGCACCGGAGAGCATGAATTTCGAGTTGCCGGAACGCGCCTTGGCGAAACAAGAAATTCGGATGTCCGACGACATGCGCCACATGGCCTGGCTGGAGGGGGAGGAGGGACAAAGGCGCGTTCTGCTGAACGGCAATCCAGGCAAATGGTATGACTACATTGGAGGAGGCTATTCCCTGCACTTCTCATCCAACGGCGAAACGTTCTGTTTCGAGGCGGAGCTGGGAGAAATGGAGATCCCAGTATGCAATGGAGTTGAAGGACCCATTTTTGAAGATATTGAAGCTGTAACCATCAGCGAAGATGGAACTCGGACCCTTGTTGCCGGACGGGTGAGCAAGGGCGTGTACCGGTTGTTCCTGAATGGCGAACTGATTCGCGAAACAGATGCGGAGATTCGCAGACCCATCCTGTCCGCAGACGGCACAGTCGCTTGGTCGGAGAAAAACCGAGACAACGGTTCAGAAAAGATGATGACCTCACAGGGTCGCGAAGATCAGCCTTACCAGACCATCTATGATCGGAAATTTACAGCGGAAAGCAGTGACCTGCTGTATATCGCGGTAAAGGAAGACAGCCTGCGTTTTCTCGTACGCAATGGCGAAGAACTGCAGCCGACCATGGGCTCGGGATACAAGTTTTCAGCGACGCCGGACGGGGCTCATTACGCCTATGTCAGCCCCTGCGAAGAATTTCTGTCCTGCATGGTCATCAACGGACGGGTCGGTCCACCTTACGATAATATTTGGGATCCTGCCTTACTCAGCGAGGATGGAACACGTTCGGCGTATGTCGCCAAAACCGAAGATAGCGCAGCATTGGTGCTGAATGAGTCGGAATTTCGACATGGTTTCGGCAATCTGAAGAACATTGTCGGCCTGACCTTCAGCCCGGATGGTCGGCGCTGGGCAGCAGGACTGCAACTCGCGGACGACGAGTATGTTTTGATGGTGGATGGAGAGGAAATCGCCCGCCGGGCCGGACAGCCCCGGCAACTCGTGTTCAGTCCGGATGGAACCAAGGTTGCCTGGCTGGAAAAGCAGGGCCGGTTCTGGCGAGTTCTTTTGGATGGCGTCGAGGGGCCCGGGGACAGGGAAATCTTTGACCAGGCGCCTCCCCAGTTCAGTCCGGACAGCCGACACCTGGTCTATTTTCATCGCGATAAGGAAAGGATGCACATCGCCGTATTCAACGGCCCGGAGCGCAGCCACGAAATGATTCCGCCCTATGCCGTCTTTTCCGAGCACGGAGCCATGTACATGGCCGGGGAGGGGCATCGCTTCCAGCGCATGATCCTCCCTTTGGACGAGTGA
- a CDS encoding radical SAM/SPASM domain-containing protein, which translates to MIGLRRFFGGRRTPPVPPALGWVDEFITNVRPFVVVRLEDNLLIRMPNQAHRLNPTGAQVLHFLLSGGKIGELVARIGEQQLDRLRDVALFLHAIRRCLSGDLREDNAGCAVEIAPLETVFSALPVLSEMALTRRCNLRCVFCYAGCAGACGKVNAAGNPQEKGADTLEMSTREVKTILERIRNQAHVPSVSFTGGEPTLRPDLPELIRHASRELSMRVNLISNGTLITPGLANELADAGLASAQISIEGPDGASHDAITQVPGSFVRSCRAVERLRDVGITVHCNTTINRRNLEVVTDMPVFVRDVLHGERFSMNMVIPAGSASQNENPDQQSNPSILVRYTEMASVVLAVQQAAAAAGVEFMWYSPTPLCLFNPILAELGNKGCSACDGLLSVDSFGRILPCSSCEDPMGNLLDEDFQTIWERSGSTTYRNKGLAHPSCRQCDHFPFCHGACPLYWQHFGFAELEDARGFTACPAPRIPLERPVGRTVSS; encoded by the coding sequence GTGATCGGGTTGCGCCGCTTTTTCGGCGGACGCCGTACGCCCCCTGTGCCGCCTGCGTTGGGGTGGGTGGATGAATTCATCACCAATGTCCGGCCCTTCGTGGTGGTCCGCCTGGAGGACAATCTGCTCATCCGGATGCCCAACCAGGCCCATCGCCTGAATCCGACGGGGGCACAGGTGCTGCACTTTTTGCTGTCCGGCGGAAAAATTGGCGAGCTCGTCGCGCGGATCGGCGAACAACAGCTGGACCGGTTGCGTGATGTGGCCCTGTTTCTCCATGCAATCCGGCGCTGTCTTTCCGGTGACCTGCGCGAGGACAATGCCGGATGCGCCGTGGAAATCGCACCTTTGGAAACGGTATTCAGCGCCTTGCCGGTGTTGTCCGAGATGGCCCTGACCCGACGATGCAATCTGCGCTGCGTCTTTTGCTATGCCGGTTGTGCCGGGGCTTGCGGAAAAGTGAATGCCGCGGGAAATCCGCAAGAAAAGGGTGCTGATACTTTGGAGATGAGCACACGCGAAGTGAAGACCATCCTGGAACGAATTCGCAACCAGGCCCATGTACCGTCGGTCAGCTTCACCGGCGGGGAGCCGACCCTGCGTCCTGATCTGCCGGAGTTGATTCGCCACGCGTCCCGAGAACTGAGCATGCGCGTCAACCTGATCTCCAACGGCACGCTGATCACGCCCGGACTGGCGAACGAACTGGCCGACGCCGGGCTGGCCTCGGCCCAGATCAGCATCGAGGGACCGGACGGGGCCAGTCATGACGCCATCACCCAGGTTCCGGGCTCCTTTGTCCGGTCCTGCCGGGCGGTGGAGCGGCTGCGCGATGTCGGGATCACGGTGCATTGCAATACGACCATCAATCGCCGCAATCTGGAAGTGGTGACGGACATGCCTGTATTCGTGCGCGATGTCCTGCATGGCGAACGGTTCAGCATGAACATGGTCATTCCGGCCGGAAGCGCGAGTCAAAATGAGAATCCGGATCAGCAGTCCAACCCGTCGATCCTAGTACGCTATACGGAAATGGCCTCCGTGGTCCTGGCCGTGCAACAGGCCGCCGCGGCTGCGGGAGTGGAGTTCATGTGGTATTCGCCCACGCCGCTCTGCCTGTTCAATCCGATTCTGGCTGAGCTGGGCAACAAGGGCTGCAGTGCCTGCGACGGGCTGCTCTCGGTGGATTCCTTCGGCCGGATTCTGCCCTGTTCCTCCTGCGAAGATCCCATGGGCAATCTGCTGGATGAAGATTTTCAGACCATCTGGGAGCGGTCCGGCTCGACAACCTATCGCAACAAAGGCCTGGCGCATCCATCCTGTCGGCAGTGCGACCACTTTCCGTTCTGCCACGGCGCCTGTCCCTTGTACTGGCAGCATTTCGGCTTTGCGGAACTGGAGGATGCCCGCGGGTTTACCGCATGTCCCGCGCCCCGCATCCCGCTTGAACGACCTGTCGGCCGCACTGTCTCTTCTTGA
- a CDS encoding M48 family metalloprotease translates to MHHPANRISTRSMNRRDFLWLATASTAGLATGCAINPVTGEQQLMFLSEESEIQLDRENSPHQFSADYGAVQDQRLNQYLATVGQSMTGNTHRAHMPYSFRCVNATYVNAYVFPAGSVATTRGIMLEMKDEGELAGLLGHELGHVNARHTASRMSVGILTSLVLMGASMALASQDETLGAIAAGLGGVAAGALLAHYSRSDERQADDLGMEYMTKSGYSPEGMVGLMDVLRRMQKNKPSAIEMMFSTHPMSEERYQTAVQNSSTTYTSAREYPVYRERYMDHTAGLRKIKGAIEKMQEGEKQMNQEQFPKAETALSDALKQAPEDYAGLVLMSKCQLALEQPKRAEFFAEKARRVYPAEAQAQHLSGVAKLNLKQFDAAYAQFDRYEKMLPGNPNTVFLKGVTSESMGRKGRAAEEYQRFLGSVNTGDKAQYAYGRLVEWGYVSPPAQQQ, encoded by the coding sequence GTGCATCATCCGGCAAATCGAATCAGCACACGGTCCATGAACAGGCGGGATTTTCTCTGGTTGGCCACGGCTTCCACCGCCGGATTGGCCACGGGTTGCGCTATCAATCCGGTCACCGGGGAACAGCAATTGATGTTTTTGTCCGAAGAGAGCGAAATTCAACTGGACCGGGAGAATTCCCCACATCAGTTTTCCGCGGATTACGGCGCGGTGCAGGATCAGCGCTTGAACCAGTATCTGGCCACGGTGGGACAGAGCATGACCGGAAACACCCATCGGGCGCACATGCCATACTCGTTTCGCTGTGTGAACGCCACCTACGTCAATGCCTATGTGTTTCCCGCCGGCAGCGTGGCCACGACCCGCGGGATCATGCTGGAAATGAAAGACGAGGGCGAGTTGGCCGGGTTGCTGGGACACGAACTGGGGCACGTCAATGCCCGGCATACGGCTTCGCGGATGTCCGTGGGCATTTTGACGAGTCTGGTGTTGATGGGAGCCTCAATGGCTTTGGCGTCCCAGGATGAAACTCTGGGTGCCATTGCCGCGGGCCTGGGCGGGGTTGCCGCCGGAGCCTTGCTGGCTCACTACAGCCGAAGCGATGAGCGTCAGGCCGACGACCTGGGCATGGAGTACATGACCAAATCCGGCTATAGCCCGGAAGGTATGGTCGGGCTGATGGACGTGCTGCGCCGGATGCAAAAGAATAAACCGTCGGCCATTGAGATGATGTTTTCGACCCATCCCATGAGTGAAGAGCGCTATCAAACCGCGGTTCAGAACTCCAGTACCACGTACACATCAGCCCGGGAGTACCCCGTGTACCGGGAGCGCTACATGGACCACACCGCCGGCCTGCGCAAAATCAAGGGGGCCATCGAAAAGATGCAGGAAGGCGAGAAGCAGATGAACCAGGAGCAGTTTCCCAAGGCGGAAACAGCTTTGAGCGACGCCCTAAAACAGGCGCCGGAGGATTATGCGGGGTTGGTGCTGATGTCCAAGTGTCAATTGGCCCTGGAACAGCCCAAGCGAGCTGAATTTTTCGCGGAAAAGGCCAGGCGGGTCTATCCGGCCGAGGCCCAGGCCCAGCATTTGAGCGGCGTGGCCAAGCTGAACCTGAAGCAGTTTGATGCTGCGTATGCGCAATTCGACCGTTATGAGAAGATGCTTCCCGGCAACCCCAACACGGTCTTTTTGAAAGGGGTTACCTCGGAGAGCATGGGAAGGAAAGGCCGCGCCGCGGAGGAATACCAACGCTTCCTAGGCAGTGTGAACACCGGGGACAAGGCCCAATACGCTTATGGTCGGCTGGTGGAATGGGGCTACGTCTCTCCACCGGCACAGCAGCAATAG